ATCGATCGAAAGCAGTATCCAGCAGCGTCCTCATTCCATCAGTGATGAAGTTTTCGGCAAAGAACTCCTCTGCGTCGATTTTGCCTTGTGCCAGGTCTGTCAGATTGAGCGCATAATCCTTGAAGCGTGTCTCGAATAGGCTCTTACGCGGGGTGCAGAGCTGTTGAACTGACCTTAGGGCTATACGCTTATCTGATTGGAGAACTGTGGACGCCATCTATTAAACTCCTGGACAATACTCCGGCATACCTTATAGGCAGGAAGTCCTGTCAATTAAGTGGCTTGCCGGACTGCTTTTGGCGGCCGGTCCGTGCCAATAATTGACACGTCGGCCATTGAATAATTCAAGTGCCTACCAAAATGTTGGAGCAGTTTCTCAAGGAATACAGACAGCTGGCGTCGGCACCCACAGAACCTGAAACGGCTCCTGATTTGTCCGCTTTTCTCAGCGATTATGCCCGCTTGCCTCCCGATCGCAAGAGACCGCCAAAATCCTTTCTCGACATCATTCGCAGACCGTTCGATGAAAACACTATTACAGACTACCTCGCCTACCTTTTAGATTTCGACCACAGCGAAGAAGCCCTGGCCATAATAAACTGGTTCTGGAATCGCGGAAATCAAGATCCGTTGCCGATAGCTCCAGCCGACATCAGCAGCTTTCGCGTAAAGCGCGAGCATACCTTCTCGGACTCTGGCCGCATCGATTTACTGGTGTTCTTGAACGGCACGCACCTGTTGGCAGTGGAAAACAAGATATTCTCAGGAGAAGGCATAAGCCAGACGGAGTCGTATGCAGCCTCACTGGATGAGGAATTCCCTGAATTTAAAAAATCCATGATACTTCTGAGTCCATACTCGATGAAGCCGTCGTCCGACAGGTTTGTCAATGTTCTATATTCAGAACTAATTGAATACCTGCGGTCGCTCAAGTATTCAAACAAACTCAATGCATCGACAACCGAGAACTTCATTTATCATTTTGAGGAGCATTTCATGAATAAGACCAAATTCGACCTGTCTGAGAAATCCCTGGTTTATCTCAGGCACAAGCGAGAAATTGAGGATGTTAGAGCAGCGTTTGAAAAAGACTCAGAAGCGATTTTTGAAATCGCGATGTCTTTTCCCCTGAAACACCTGGCTCAACAGACGCGAACGCAATGGACACAGAATACGAATCCGAATCGCCATTATCAGCAATTCACCAAAGACTCCTGGGAGGCAAAGAATGACCTCTATTTTCACTTTGAATATTACCTGACTGCCGATTCTTTGCTAAGGTCTGGCGCCATAGAATTCATGCTCCATGTCGAAGGGAAGAACAACGCAACGTTTTTCCAACAATTCGAAAAAGAATTCAACCAATTGCCCGAAGAATACAGAAATAAGGGATTGGATTACCGCCCCCGTGGTAACCGGAACGCCCTGGCTTCAAAATCTTACAATTACGAAGTGAATCCAGAGAAGCTAGACGCCTCGGCGATGGAGACATTTTTTAACGAAACGATTGAGGATTTCGCGTTCCTGATTCCTCTAGTGGATCGAATGTCCCTGAAACACTGACGCATTTTTCCCAAGGGCATTCGCAAAAAAATGCAAATCATAGCCCAAAATGGCACCTTCCCCGATGCCCCAATAGTTATCTTACCAGAATGCGTGAGAATCTCGCTTCGCTAAATAGCCCCCTAGTATCGAGAAAGCTATCGGAAAATACCTGCCAAACGGGCATACGGACGGATCCGAATCCACAAAGTCAGCCTATAAGGGCTATTCCCTCTGCCAACCAATCTTACCACGCGAACTATGCGTATCAGGTATTGCTACTCCTGTACCCCAAGTTCTGCCCGACCCACAATCAGCCCCTGACAAAGTCCATTTCCACCAGGGCATACTCTATTCGTTGTTCACACCCAGACTGTCAGCACCAGCAATCACGCTTCAGCCACACCCCCCTGCACCATTTCAAACTCCCCATCTGGATGTTTGGCTGGGCCCTGCACGAATCCATTGCGCGATATCCCCAAGTTTTGTCCGCTTCTGAAATAGAGCGCCGGCTCGGTATCTCAAAGAACTCCGCCCTGCTCCTAAAACGCAGGCTTCAACTATTCGCCTCCGACCAGATGGAGAAAGTTAAATCTCTGATGCAAAGAGAGCTAACCGAAAAGTTTCCTGACTCCGCCTCCGGCGAAACCAAACTACCACCCACCGCAGGCGATCAACACGTCTCTACCGTTCTCGGCGACCGACCTGTTCCCCAAGCCGACTCTTGTGTCCTGTACTCAGCCTCCCAACGCGCAAACCAGGGACGTAAGCGGCACAAGCACACCGGTCAGACAGCATCCATCTACCTTGCAAACAAACTCGGCGGAAAACAAGTCGGGACACTCGTCCACACCCTGTCCTGGAAAGGCGGTCCTATCATATACGACTCAATCCCCAACAACCAGGCTCAAACACTCCGACCCTTATTAGACAAGTATATACCAAAGAACGTGCCCCTGTTCACCGACGAAGGCTACAAGTTCTACTACCGAATCAATCGAAACCACCGGATGGTGAATCACAACAGAAAGTCCGCAGACCCCCGTTACAAATGGGCACGTAATCGTTGGTCAATCAACGGGATCCACAACCAGGTCGCCGAAGGCAACCACCGAAACCTGAAGTACCACTTCACCGCAGGTTACTCATACATCCGACCAGAGTTCAGTCAGCTGTACCTGAACGAATACGCCTTCTGGAAGAGCTTAAAGTATTACGGCTGGAGTAAGCTCATAGACCAGAGATTAAGAGACCACTTAGAAAACAGCCAGACTCAAAGGTCGGCACAAGAACAGGTAGAGCAAAGCTCCCGCAGCGCAACCGGAACCAAAGGTTCCTGCGGTTCTACCGCAACTACACTTACTTCAGATTTCCCTGTCCAGCTTCAGTACCCCAGACCCATGAAGCCATACGTTCGAAGAACACCCAACGCTAAACGCAAAGATAACACAGCCAGGAACGAAGCTCGAATTCCACAGGAGTCGACCCAAGAATATTCACCCCAGAAGACAAAAACTCAAAACTTTGTTGACAACTTCAAAAATCCCGAATCGTCTATAGATTCCCGACGAGCGTTAAATCTTCCTTCTTCCAATGCGATAGCATCCCAAGATGCAATCGCATTCCCCTCAAGAGAACAAAACAAATACGTTCTCTCTTCCCCGATTGCAGTTTCTGCAAACCTGTCTTCAGGATCTTCTCTTTCTAAGGTCACTGGTTCGAATCCTGCATTTCGCATTATCGAAAGTGAGCAAGTCCCAACATCGGCAACCGGATCTGACAGCTTCGCTGTCAGCCCGGACCCGACAAGTTTGGGGTTTGTGAGCTTGAGATTTTGCGAAATACTGGATTCGAACCAGTGACCTCTTCCATGTCAAGGAAGCGCTCTAACCAACTGAGCTAATTCCGCCGCTGCCTAAAAAGGCGTGAGGCCGCAAAAACGGAGGTTTAAACACGCTGTCAACGAGAATGAAAGTGCTAACAGCCTTTCAGCCGAAAAAACCTCGACTGGCCAGGGCACTTGAAGTCGATGCCTGTTCAGCCCGATGCGCCATTTAGCGGTAATGATGTTGATTGTGGTCGCGCCCGGTCTTGTGCTGGCCGATAGCGGCAGCGCGAACGGGAAAAATCCCACTCTGCCATTTACCCGCTACGTTGTCGCAGCTGAATCGTATGGACAGGGCATCTGGTACGCTGCGCGTTTGAGTTACCGTTTCAACCGGTTGGCAATGGCCAATGCGGGGTATAGTTATCTGAGCATTCCGCCGGGTAATTCGGGCGGGGCAACGGCGGCGTTTCATCTGTTGCCTGTTTCGCTTTCGGCAATGTGGCCCCTCGCTCAAGATCAACCTTTTTTTGCCGAGATCTTGTTTGGCGGCAATTTCGTGATCGGTGACGAGCGCACTGCGCGCACCGGGGTGCGGGCGACAGCGACTGGCCAGGCTTTCACGCCGGTGGTGGGTTTCGGCGTGGCGTATTTTCCCGATGTGGGGGGCATCGTGGTGCGCACCATGTGCTATCTGTACCAGGGCATCGACAGCATCGGCATCGAGTCGCGCCGACTGCCATGGCTTGGGGGCTCTGTTGGTTATTCGTTCTGAAAGCCCCGTAAAGACACCCCAAATTCGCATTTTTGCCGTTTTGTTTTTTTTTCTGCTGGCAGCAGGTTCTGACACCCCGGCAGCGGAGAAACTACCGCGACTCGATTTTTCGACGTATGAAAAACCGGCCGCACTGCACCCGTTCAGCATTCTGGGCAAGAATGCGACCGATTGTTTCTGGGGTACTTCGACCTACTTGCACCTTGGCGCGTTCGCCACAACTGTGGTGATGGTCAAGACGCCTGCCGACCGCGACATACAGACTTATTTCCAGAAAGAAAGTCCGCTCGGTCAGCCGTTCGCGTTTGCGATGCTGCGGCTCGGCGATGCCACATCTTTCGTTCTCGGTATCTCTGGCTATCTGATCGGCGTCTGGCAAGACCACCGGCGCTTTACCGGCGCGGGTGCGGCGGCGACGCAGGCAGTGCTGCTGAACGGCGGCTTTGTCGGTTCGCTTAAGGTAATTACCGGCAGACACCGCCCGGGCGAATTTGCCTTGGCTGACGATTTTTTCCCAAGCATCGATGAGCGCATCGATAACTTTCGCTTTCGCCATTCGTATCCCTCGGGGCATACCTCCACTTCGTTTGCTTTCGTCGCCTCGCAGCACGCGTACTACCCCGAACACAAATGGATTCCCTGGGTCGGGTACCCGATTGCAGCGGCTATCGGCGTTGGCATGATTGAAGGCGACTACCACTGGACTTCAGAGGTCGTGGCGGGAGCAATCATCGGCACAACGATCGGCTACATCACGGGCAAAAACTTTCGTGCTGAATATGAACGCCGCCAGAACGGTACTTCAGAAGATGAGGTGGATGCCTATCGTAGAAAACAGAAGGCGCTGGGCTTTTTCATCTCGCCGACGATCAGCAATGGCAGATATGCCGCATCGGTGACCTGGTACTGGTGAGCCGTATTCTGCTTTGCGCCCTGCCTGCGGCAGCCAACCACCCGGCATGTGGTATCAGAC
The sequence above is a segment of the Turneriella parva DSM 21527 genome. Coding sequences within it:
- a CDS encoding transposase, producing the protein MRENLASLNSPLVSRKLSENTCQTGIRTDPNPQSQPIRAIPSANQSYHANYAYQVLLLLYPKFCPTHNQPLTKSISTRAYSIRCSHPDCQHQQSRFSHTPLHHFKLPIWMFGWALHESIARYPQVLSASEIERRLGISKNSALLLKRRLQLFASDQMEKVKSLMQRELTEKFPDSASGETKLPPTAGDQHVSTVLGDRPVPQADSCVLYSASQRANQGRKRHKHTGQTASIYLANKLGGKQVGTLVHTLSWKGGPIIYDSIPNNQAQTLRPLLDKYIPKNVPLFTDEGYKFYYRINRNHRMVNHNRKSADPRYKWARNRWSINGIHNQVAEGNHRNLKYHFTAGYSYIRPEFSQLYLNEYAFWKSLKYYGWSKLIDQRLRDHLENSQTQRSAQEQVEQSSRSATGTKGSCGSTATTLTSDFPVQLQYPRPMKPYVRRTPNAKRKDNTARNEARIPQESTQEYSPQKTKTQNFVDNFKNPESSIDSRRALNLPSSNAIASQDAIAFPSREQNKYVLSSPIAVSANLSSGSSLSKVTGSNPAFRIIESEQVPTSATGSDSFAVSPDPTSLGFVSLRFCEILDSNQ
- a CDS encoding PD-(D/E)XK nuclease family protein, which encodes MLEQFLKEYRQLASAPTEPETAPDLSAFLSDYARLPPDRKRPPKSFLDIIRRPFDENTITDYLAYLLDFDHSEEALAIINWFWNRGNQDPLPIAPADISSFRVKREHTFSDSGRIDLLVFLNGTHLLAVENKIFSGEGISQTESYAASLDEEFPEFKKSMILLSPYSMKPSSDRFVNVLYSELIEYLRSLKYSNKLNASTTENFIYHFEEHFMNKTKFDLSEKSLVYLRHKREIEDVRAAFEKDSEAIFEIAMSFPLKHLAQQTRTQWTQNTNPNRHYQQFTKDSWEAKNDLYFHFEYYLTADSLLRSGAIEFMLHVEGKNNATFFQQFEKEFNQLPEEYRNKGLDYRPRGNRNALASKSYNYEVNPEKLDASAMETFFNETIEDFAFLIPLVDRMSLKH
- a CDS encoding phosphatase PAP2 family protein, with protein sequence MGALLVIRSESPVKTPQIRIFAVLFFFLLAAGSDTPAAEKLPRLDFSTYEKPAALHPFSILGKNATDCFWGTSTYLHLGAFATTVVMVKTPADRDIQTYFQKESPLGQPFAFAMLRLGDATSFVLGISGYLIGVWQDHRRFTGAGAAATQAVLLNGGFVGSLKVITGRHRPGEFALADDFFPSIDERIDNFRFRHSYPSGHTSTSFAFVASQHAYYPEHKWIPWVGYPIAAAIGVGMIEGDYHWTSEVVAGAIIGTTIGYITGKNFRAEYERRQNGTSEDEVDAYRRKQKALGFFISPTISNGRYAASVTWYW